A genome region from Gossypium hirsutum isolate 1008001.06 chromosome A04, Gossypium_hirsutum_v2.1, whole genome shotgun sequence includes the following:
- the LOC121228061 gene encoding protein TIC 214-like: MMILKSFIPGNLISFYMTIINSVIMVRLYYGFLTTLSVGPSYIFLLRARFMEEEEEGTEKRVSATTGFIAGQLMMFISIYYVPLHLALGKPYTITVLAIPYLLFHFFWNNHKDFFDHRRPTRNSMRNLSIQCVFLNNLIIQLFNHFILPSSMLAKLVNIYMFRCNNNMLFVTSSFVGWLIGYILLMKWVGLVLVWIQQNNLIRSNVLIRSNKYLVSEFRNSMARIFSILLFITCVYYLGRILSPILTKKLKGISEPEEVGESEEERNIEIEIISEGGG, translated from the coding sequence atgatgattttaaaatcttttatacCAGGGAATCTAATATCCTTTTACATGACGATAATCAATTCAGTCATTATGGTCAGACTCTATTATGGATTTCTGACCACACTATCCGTAGGTCCCTCTTATATCTTCCTTCTACGAGCTCGATttatggaagaagaagaagaaggaaccGAGAAGAGAGTATCAGCAACAACTGGGTTTATTGCAGGCCAGCTCATGATGTTCATATCAATCTACTATGTACCTCTGCATTTAGCATTGGGTAAACCTTATACAATAACTGTCCTAGCTATACCGTatcttttgtttcatttcttcTGGAACAATCACAAAGACTTTTTTGATCATAGACGTCCTACCAGAAATTCAATGCGTAATCTTAGCATTCAATGTGTATTcctgaataatctcattattcaatTATTCAACCATTTCATTTTACCAAGTTCAATGTTAGCCAAATTAGTCAACATCTATATGTTTCGATGCAACAACAATATGTTATTTGTAACAAGTAGTTTTGTTGGTTGGTTAATTGGTTATATTTTATTGATGAAATGGGTTGGGTTGGTATTAGTCTGGAtacaacaaaataatttaattaggtCTAATGTACTTATTCGATCTAATAAGTATCTTGTATCAGAATTTAGAAATTCTATGGCTCGAATCTTTAGTATTCTGTTATTTATTACCTGTGTTTACTATTTAGGTAGAATACTGTCACCCATTCTAACTAAGAAACTGAAAGGAATTTCCGAACCGGAAGAAGTGGGGGAAAGTGAGGAAGAAAGAAACATAGAAATAGAAATTATTTCCGAGGGGGGAgggtga